The Alosa sapidissima isolate fAloSap1 chromosome 6, fAloSap1.pri, whole genome shotgun sequence genome window below encodes:
- the LOC121711256 gene encoding myosin heavy chain, fast skeletal muscle-like yields the protein MGDSDMATYGKAAIYLRKPEKERMEAQSRPFDAKTACFVVDKEELYVKGTIKKKEGGKVVVETLESKEERTVKDDEVFPLNPPKYDKIEDMAMMTHLNEASVLYNLKERYAAWMIYTYSGLFCVTVNPYKWLPVYDQEVVDAYRGKKRVEAPPHIFSVSDNAFQFMLQDRENQSVLITGESGAGKTVNTKRVIQYFATIAVAGKKSSEAPAGSSGKIKGSLEDQIIAANPLLEAYGNAKTVRNDNSSRFGKFIRIHFATTGKLASADIETYLLEKSRVTFQLPDERGYHIFFQMMTNHKPEIIEMSLITSNPYDFPMCSQGQITVASINDKEELDATDDAIDILGFSAEEKVTIYKLTGAVLHHGNMKFKQKQREEQAEPDGTEDADKVSYLLGLNSADMLKALCYPRVKVGNEYVTKGQTVPQVNNSVSALSKSIYERMFLWMVIRINQMLDTKQPRQFYIGVLDIAGFEIFDYNSMEQLCINFTNEKLQQFFNHTMFVLEQEEYKKEGIVWEFIDFGMDLAACIELIEKPMGIFAILEEECMFPKASDTTFKNKLYDQHLGKNKAFEKPKPAKGKAEAHFSLVHYAGTVDYNVTGWLDKNKDPLNDSVVQLYQKSGVKLLPVLYPPVVEETGGGGGKKKKKGGSMQTVSSQFRENLGKLMTNLRSTHPHFVRCLIPNEIKKPGYMQNFLVIHQLRCNGVLEGIRICRKGFPSRILYGDFKQRYKVLNASVIPDGQFIDNKKAAEKLLGSIDVDHTQYMFGHTKVFFKAGLLGDLEEMRDEKLVALVTMTQALCRAYLMRREFSKMMERRESVYTIQYNIRSFMNVKHWPWMKVYYKIKPLLKSAETEKELADMKENFGKLKEECAKATARKKELEEKMVALVQERNDLALQVASGNEGLNDAEERCEGLIKSKIQLEAKLKETTERLEDEEEINAELTAKKRKLEDECSELKKDIDDLELTLAKVEKEKHATENKVKNLTEEMASQDESIAKLTKEKKALQEAHQQTLDDLQAEEDKVNTLTKSKTKLEQQVDDLEGSLEQEKKLRMDLERTKRKLEGDLKLAQESIMDLENDKQQSEEKIKKKDFETSQLLSKIEDEQSLGAQLQKKIKELQARIEELEEEIESERAARAKVEKQRADLSRELEEISERLEEAGGATAAQIEMNKKREAEFQKLRRDLEESTLQHEATAAALRKKQADSVAELGEQIDNLQRVKQKLEKEKSEYKMEIDDLSSNMEAVAKSKTNLEKMCRTLEDQLSEIKAKSDEGARQVNDLSAQRARLQTENGELGRQVEEKDALVSQLTRSKQAFTQQVEELKRLNEEEVKAKNALAHAVQSARHDCDLLREQFEEEQEAKAELQRGMSKANSEVAQWRTKYETDAIQRTEELEESKKKLAQRLQEAEEQIEATNSKCASLDKTKQRLQGEVEDLMIDVERANGLAANLDKKQRNFDKVLAEWKQKYEEGQAELEGAQKEARSLSTELFKMKNSYEESLDHLETLKRENKNLQQEISDLTEQLGETGKSIHELEKAKKTVETEKSEIQTALEEAEGTLEHEESKILRVQLELNQVKGEVDRKLAEKDEEMEQIKRNAQRIADSMQSTLDSEVRSRNDALRIKKKMEGDLNEMEIQLSHANRQAAESQKQLRNVQGQLKDAQLHLDDAVRGQEDMKEQVAMVERRNGLMVAEIEELRVALEQTERGRKVAEQELVDASERVGLLHSQNTSLINTKKKLEADLVQIQGEVDDIVQEARNAEDKAKKAITDAAMMAEELKKEQDTSSHLERMKKNLEVTVKDLQHRLDEAENLAMKGGKKQLQKLESRVRELESEVENEQRRGVDAIKGVRKYERRVKELTYQTEEDKKNVNRLQDLVDKLQLKVKTYKRQAEEAEEQSNSHLSKFRKVQHELEEAEERADIAESQVNKMRAKSRDSGKGKEAAE from the exons ATGGGGGACAGTGATATGGCCACGTATGGCAAAGCTGCCATATACCTTCGTAAGCCTGAGAAGGAGAGAATGGAGGCCCAATCCAGGCCCTTTGATGCAAAGACTGCttgctttgtggttgataaagaGGAGTTGTACGTCAAGGGTACAATTAAAAAGAAGGAAGGTGGCAAAGTCGTTGTGGAAACGCTTGAAAGCAAGGAG GAAAGGACAGTGAAGGACGACGAAGTCTTCCCCTTGAATCCTCCCAAATACGACAAAATTGAGGACATGGCCATGATGACCCACCTCAATGAAGCCTCTGTCCTGTATAACCTCAAAGAGCGTTATGCAGCATGGATGATCTAT ACCTACTCTGGACTTTTCTGTGTCACTGTGAACCCCTACAAGTGGCTCCCAGTATACGACCAAGAAGTGGTGGATGCCTACAGAGGCAAGAAGCGTGTGGAGGCCCCGCCCCacatcttctctgtctctgacaaCGCATTTCAGTTCATGCTCCAAG acagagagaatcaGTCTGTCCTGATCAC CGGAGAATCTGGTGCTGGCAAGACTGTTAACACCAAGCGTGTCATCCAGTACTTTGCAACAATTGCAGTGGCTGGTAAGAAGTCATCAGAGGCACCAGCCGGCAGCAGTGGAAAAATTAAG GGCTCCCTTGAAGACCAGATTATTGCTGCAAACCCACTGCTGGAGGCTTATGGTAATGCCAAGACTGTGAGGAATGACAACTCTTCACGTTTC GGAAAATTCATCAGAATTCACTTTGCCACAACTGGAAAACTGGCTAGTGCTGATATTGAGACTT ACCTGCTGGAGAAGTCTAGAGTGACATTCCAGCTTCCTGATGAGAGAGGCTACCACATCTTCTTCCAGATGATGACCAACCACAAGCCTGAAATTATAG AAATGTCTCTCATCACAAGCAACCCCTATGACTTCCCAATGTGCAGTCAGGGTCAGATCACTGTGGCGAGCATTAATGACAAAGAGGAGTTGGATGCCACAGAT GATGCCATTGACATCCTGGGTTTTAGCGCAGAGGAGAAAGTCACCATTTACAAGTTGACTGGTGCTGTACTCCATCATGGCAACATGAAATTCAAGCAGAAGCAGCGCGAGGAGCAGGCTGAGCCTGATGGCACTGAGG ATGCTGACAAAGTTTCTTACCTCTTGGGCCTGAACTCCGCTGACATGCTGAAGGCTTTGTGCTACCCAAGAGTGAAAGTCGGAAATGAGTATGTCACCAAGGGTCAGACTGTGCCACAG GTCAATAACTCTGTGTCGGCCTTGTCCAAGTCCATCTATGAGAGGATGTTCTTGTGGATGGTCATCCGTATAAACCAGATGTTGGACACTAAACAGCCAAGGCAGTTCTACATCGGTGTGCTGGATATTGCTGGCTTTGAGATTTTTGAT TACAACAGCATGGAACAGCTATGCATCAACTTCACCAATGAGAAACTGCAACAGTTCTTCAACCACACCATGTTCGTTCTGGAGCAAGAGGAGTACAAGAAAGAAGGCATTGTATGGGAGTTCATTGACTTCGGCATGGACTTAGCTGCTTGCATTGAGCTCATTGAGAAG CCTATGGGAATCTTTGCCATCCTTGAAGAGGAGTGCATGTTCCCCAAGGCCTCTGACACCACTTTCAAGAACAAGCTGTATGACCAGCATCTTGGCAAAAATAAGGCCTTTGAGAAGCCCAAGCCAGCCAAGGGCAAAGCTGAGGCCCACTTCTCCCTGGTGCACTATGCCGGCACTGTGGACTACAATGTTACTGGCTGGCTGGACAAGAACAAGGATCCACTGAACGATTCTGTTGTGCAGCTGTACCAGAAGTCAGGAGTGAAACTCCTGCCTGTCTTGTACCCACCTGTTGTTGAGG agactggtggtggtggtggtaagaagaagaagaagggtggCTCCATGCAGACTGTGTCATCACAGTTCAGG GAGAACTTGGGCAAACTGATGACCAACTTGAGGAGCACCCATCCTCACTTTGTGCGCTGTCTGATTCCAAATGAAATTAAGAAACCAG GTTATATGCAGAACTTCCTGGTCATCCACCAGCTCAGGTGCAATGGTGTGCTGGAGGGTATCAGAATCTGCAGAAAGGGTTTCCCAAGCAGAATCCTCTATGGTGACTTCAAGCAGAG ATACAAAGTGCTAAATGCCAGTGTCATCCCTGACGGCCAGTTCATTGATAACAAGAAGGCTGCTGAGAAGCTCTTGGGATCCATTGATGTTGACCACACGCAATACATGTTTGGACACACAAAG GTGTTCTTCAAAGCTGGTCTGCTGGGTGATCTtgaggagatgcgagatgagaAACTGGTTGCCCTGGTCACAATGACTCAGGCTCTCTGCCGTGCATACCTGATGAGGAGGGAGTTTTCAAAGATGATGGAAAGGAG GGAGTCTGTCTACACCATCCAGTACAATATACGTTCATTCATGAATGTCAAGCACTGGCCTTGGATGAAGGTTTACTACAAGATAAAGCctctgctgaagagtgctgaAACTGAGAAGGAGCTGGCTGACATGAAGGAGAACTTTGGGAAACTCAAAGAGGAGTGTGCAAAGGCAACAGCCAGGAAAAAGGAGCTAGAGGAGAAAATGGTGGCTCTGGTGCAAGAGAGGAATGACCTGGCGTTGCAAGTGGCATCT GGAAATGAGGGTCTCAATGATGCTGAGGAGAGGTGTGAGGGTCTTATCAAAAGTAAAATCCAGCTTGAGGCCAAGCTCAAAGAGACAACTGAGAGactggaggatgaagaggaaatCAATGCTGAGCTGACTGCCAAGAAGAGGAAGCTGGAGGATGAGTGCTCTGAGCTCAAAAAGGACATTGATGATCTGGAGCTAACCTTGGCCAAagtggagaaggagaaacatGCCACCGAGAACAAG GTCAAGAACCTAACTGAAGAGATGGCCTCTCAGGATGAGTCCATTGCTAAGCTGACAAAGGAGAAGAAAGCCCTCCAAGAGGCCCACCAGCAGACTCTTGATGATCTTCAAGCAGAGGAAGACAAAGTCAACACTCTGACCAAATCCAAGACTAAGCTTGAACAGCAAGTGGATGAT CTTGAAGGTTCCCTGGAGCAAGAAAAGAAGCTCCGTATGGACCTTGAGAGAACCAAGAGAAAGCTTGAGGGTGACCTGAAGCTGGCCCAGGAGTCCATCATGGATCTGGAGAATGACAAGCAGCAGTCTGAAGAGAAGATAAAGAA GAAGGACTTTGAAACAAGTCAACTTCTTAGTAAGATTGAAGATGAACAATCACTTGGTGCTCAGCTGCAGAAGAAGATCAAGGAGCTTCAG GCCCGCATTGAGGAACTGGAGGAAGAGATTGAGTCTGAGCGTGCAGCTCGTGCCAAGGTTGAGAAGCAGAGAGCTGATCTCTCCAGGGAACTCGAGGAGATTAGTGAAAGGCTTGAGGAAGCTGGTGGTGCCACTGCTGCTCaaattgagatgaacaaaaagcGTGAGGCTGAGTTCCAGAAGTTGCGTCGTGACCTTGAAGAGTCCACCCTGCAGCATGAAGCCACTGCTGCAGCTCTCCGCAAGAAGCAGGCTGACAGCGTGGCTGAGCTGGGAGAGCAGATTGACAACCTCCAACGTGTCAAGCAGAAGcttgagaaggagaagagtgaaTACAAGATGGAGATTGATGATCTCTCTAGCAATATGGAGGCTGTTGCTAAATCTAAG ACCAATCTGGAGAAGATGTGCCGCACCCTTGAAGACCAACTCAGTGAAATCAAGGCCAAGAGTGATGAGGGTGCCCGTCAGGTCAATGACCTCAGTGCTCAGAGAGCAAGACTTCAGACTGAAAATGGTGAGCTTGGCCGCCAGGTTGAGGAGAAAGATGCTCTTGTGTCTCAGCTGACCAGAAGCAAGCAGGCCTTCACTCAGCAAGTTGAGGAGCTGAAGAGACTGAATGAAGAGGAAGTCAAG GCCAAGAATGCCCTGGCTCATGCTGTTCAGTCAGCTCGCCACGACTGCGACCTCCTTAGGGAGCAGtttgaggaggagcaggaagcAAAGGCTGAGCTTCAACGTGGCATGTCCAAGGCCAACAGCGAGGTTGCTCAGTGGAGGACCAAGTACGAAACTGATGCCATCCAGCGCACTGAGGAGCTTGAAGAGTCCAA AAAAAAGCTTGCCCAGCGTCTCCAGGAGGCTGAGGAGCAAATCGAGGCAACCAACTCAAAATGTGCCTCTCTAGATAAGACCAAGCAGAGACTCCAGGGTGAGGTTGAGGACCTCATGATTGATGTGGAGAGAGCCAATGGTCTAGCTGCCAACCTTGACAAGAAGCAAAGAAACTTTGACAAG GTCCTGGCAGAATGGAAGCAGAAGTACGAGGAGGGTCAGGCAGAGTTGGAGGGTGCTCAGAAAGAGGCTCGTTCTCTCAGCACTGAGCTGTTCAAGATGAAGAACTCCTATGAGGAGTCTCTTGACCACCTTGAGACCCTGAAGAGGGAGAACAAGAATTTGCAAC AGGAGATTTCTGACCTGACTGAGCAGCTTGGTGAGACTGGAAAGAGCATCCATGAGCTTGAGAAGGCCAAGAAGACTGTTGAGACTGAGAAGTCCGAGATCCAAACCGCCCTGGAGGAGGCTGAG GGAACTCTTGAGCATGAGGAGTCCAAGATTCTTCGTGTCCAACTTGAACTCAACCAGGTCAAGGGTGAGGTTGACAGGAAGCTTGCagagaaggatgaggagatgGAGCAGATCAAGAGGAATGCCCAGAGGATAGCCGACTCCATGcagagcactctggactctgaggtCAGGAGCAGAAATGATGCCCTGAGAATcaagaagaagatggagggagacctcAATGAGATGGAGATTCAGTTGAGCCATGCTAACCGCCAGGCTGCCGAGTCCCAGAAACAACTGAGAAATGTGCAGGGTCAACTCAAG GATGCCCAACTGCACCTTGATGATGCTGTCAGAGGACAAGAAGACATGAAGGAGCAGGTTGCCATGGTGGAGCGCAGGAACGGCCTGATGGTGGCTGAGATTGAGGAGCTCAGAGTTGCTctggagcagacagagagaggccgcAAAGTGGCTGAACAGGAGCTGGTTGATGCCAGTGAGCGTGTTGGCCTCCTGCACTCTCAG AACACAAGTCTGATTAACACCAAGAAGAAGCTTGAGGCTGACTTGGTTCAGATCCAAGGTGAGGTTGATGACATCGTCCAGGAGGCTAGAAATGCTGAGGACAAGGCCAAGAAAGCCATCACTGAT GCTGCCATGATGGCGGAGGAGCTGAAGAAGGAGCAGGACACCAGTTCTCATCTggagaggatgaagaagaaCCTGGAGGTCACTGTGAAGGATCTGCAGCACCGCCTGGATGAGGCTGAGAATCTGGCCATGAAGGGTGGCAAGAAACAGCTCCAGAAACTGGAATCCAGG GTTCGTGAGTTGGAAAGTGAGGTTGAGAATGAACAACGACGTGGTGTTGATGCTATCAAGGGAGTCCGCAAATACgagaggagagtgaaggagcTCACCTACCAG ACTGAGGAGGACAAGAAAAACGTCAACAGACTACAGGATCTAGTTGACAAGCTGCAGCTGAAGGTCAAAACCTACAAGAGACAGGCTGAGGAAGCT GAGGAGCAATCCAACTCCCACCTGTCTAAGTTCAGGAAGGTTCAGCATGAGctggaggaggctgaggagcgTGCTGACATTGCTGAATCCCAGGTCAACAAGATGAGAGCAAAGAGCCGTGATTCTGGAAAG GGCAAGGAGGCTGCAGAGTAA